One segment of Echeneis naucrates chromosome 15, fEcheNa1.1, whole genome shotgun sequence DNA contains the following:
- the cdc42ep3 gene encoding cdc42 effector protein 3 translates to MPAKAPIYLKPNNSKKGKKCRLRDILSPDMISPPLGDFRHTIHIGRGGERDAFGDMSFLQGKYELLPGKGDVHHQYGLQSEFLRANSTGDASLAETPSPVLKNAISLPTIGGCQALTLPLISSAVFSIPPEPLEDIMGPAAPMNPDSTEDVEILQMDALLRSMDVFTSEPSSPTMDIQQKPDVLLDLLENTDKSTSRAVAKANKMNKSEGRLDQPPSFCISGRSSSIYKANGSLDSNVSSDSFDSFSRKGDFRSKICNGSAGLNGNTNCNGYGPFDNDITSGYKQEPSKCSGEWADRDSGVEEGRICDLEFEFSKEKSTSQDSLTQITGSFLSLELDLGPSILDDVLNIMDKPAVKSRP, encoded by the coding sequence ATGCCAGCAAAAGCACCCATATACCTGAAACCCAACAATAgcaagaaggggaaaaaatgccGCCTCAGAGATATTTTATCCCCCGACATGATCAGTCCGCCGCTCGGGGACTTTCGCCACACCATCCACATCGGCAGGGGCGGGGAGAGAGACGCCTTTGGAGACATGTCTTTCCTGCAGGGGAAGTATGAGCTCCTACCAGGGAAGGGAGACGTCCACCATCAGTACGGCCTCCAAAGTGAGTTTCTGCGAGCGAACAGCACAGGCGACGCTTCCTTGGCAGAGACTCCGTCTCCAGTGCTCAAGAACGCCATCTCCCTTCCAACCATTGGAGGCTGCCAGGCCCTCACCCTCCCCCTGATCTCCTCCGCCGTCTTCTCCATCCCACCAGAGCCGCTGGAGGACATCATGGGGCCGGCAGCTCCCATGAACCCCGACAGCACAGAGGACGTAGAGATCCTGCAGATGGACGCTCTGCTGCGCTCTATGGACGTCTTCACAAGCGAGCCTTCATCTCCCACCATGGACATCCAGCAGAAACCCGATGTCCTCTTGGATCTGctggaaaacacagacaagTCCACCTCAAGGGCGGTCGCCAAAGCTAACAAAATGAACAAGAGCGAGGGCAGACTTGACCAGCCGCCGTCCTTCTGCATCAGCGgtcgcagcagcagcatctACAAAGCCAACGGAAGCCTGGACAGCAACGTCAGCAGCGACAGCTTCGACAGCTTCAGCAGGAAAGGCGACTTCCGGAGCAAGATCTGCAACGGGAGCGCCGGCCTCAATGGCAACACCAACTGCAACGGGTACGGACCCTTTGACAATGACATTACCTCAGGCTACAAGCAGGAGCCCTCCAAGTGCAGCGGGGAGTGGGCGGACAGGGACAGCGGGGTGGAGGAAGGACGCATCTGTGATTTGGAGTTTGAGTTTTCCAAGGAGAAGAGCACGTCACAGGATTCCCTCACCCAGATCACGGGGTCATTCCTCTCCCTTGAACTCGATCTGGGTCCATCCATCCTGGACGATGTGCTCAACATAATGGATAAACCCGCAGTGAAGAGCAGGCCTTGA